The Terriglobia bacterium genomic sequence CGTCATCGTGATTTCCACGATCGGTATCCCTCCGAGAATGATCGCCTCCACCGCCATCATCGCCTGTTCCGCCGAGGCCCCCCGCACCACCGGGACGATCCCTACTTCCGTTATCAGCTCCCGCACTTCCTGCTTTGTCTTCATGCTGACCTTTCACACCGGAAGTAACTACCGGCAAACACACGGGTGACTACTGCTGTCCTCTCGTTCACCGCGACATCCATCCACCGTCCACAAGCAAAATGTGACCATGAACATAATCGCTGGCTGCGGAGCACAAGAAGACCGCCGCTCCGGCCAAATCCACCGGCTCGCCCCAACGTCCCGCCGGGATACGATCGAGGATTTGCCGCGCCCGATTCGGATCCTGCCGCAACGCCGCCGTGTTGTCGGTGGCCATGTAACCCGGCGCAATGGCGTTTACATTAATGCCTTTCGACGCCCACTCATTGGCAAATGCCCGGGTCAGCGCCGCCACCCCCGACTTGGCAGCGGCATACGAAGGCACCAACACGCCACCCTGGAAAGATAACAAGGAAGCAATATTGACGATCTTGCCTCTGCCTTGCTTCAGCATCTGCCGGGCGGCCAATTGCGAAAGACGGAACACCGAAGTGAGGTTCACCGCAATAACTTCGTC encodes the following:
- the kduD gene encoding 2-dehydro-3-deoxy-D-gluconate 5-dehydrogenase KduD, translated to MLEAFRLDGKNALVTGSQMGLGAGIALGLAEAGANVGCHGLTPEPNDIARQIQGLGRKSFFMSGDVADQKVCSELIETTIQKFGSIDILVNNAGTIRRAPAAEFPQEYWDEVIAVNLTSVFRLSQLAARQMLKQGRGKIVNIASLLSFQGGVLVPSYAAAKSGVAALTRAFANEWASKGINVNAIAPGYMATDNTAALRQDPNRARQILDRIPAGRWGEPVDLAGAAVFLCSAASDYVHGHILLVDGGWMSR
- a CDS encoding 2-dehydro-3-deoxyphosphogluconate aldolase; translated protein: MKTKQEVRELITEVGIVPVVRGASAEQAMMAVEAIILGGIPIVEITMTVPGAIGVIREIARTMDSSVVVGAGTVLDEATAQRCLEAGAEFLV